One window of Botrimarina mediterranea genomic DNA carries:
- a CDS encoding sigma-70 family RNA polymerase sigma factor, with translation MGEATRITLLDRVRQTQAGDSWDEFAAVYDALILAWLRQQAITDADADDIRQEVMKTVVQEIANFDHNGRPGAFRNWLRRITANRMRRLWQKRGRSSGEEAGADIGVLAEQLEDDASRLTHVWDADHDRFVLNRLLALLNGRFSAKSLAAFRRLAIGQEDVEEVSKDLGMSIGAARVAQHRVLRALKELGAGLIDV, from the coding sequence ATGGGCGAGGCGACCCGAATCACGCTTCTCGACAGGGTTCGCCAGACGCAAGCTGGCGACTCGTGGGATGAGTTTGCCGCCGTCTACGACGCCCTGATTCTGGCCTGGCTCCGTCAGCAAGCCATCACCGACGCCGACGCCGACGACATCCGCCAGGAGGTCATGAAGACCGTCGTCCAGGAAATCGCCAACTTCGACCACAACGGCCGTCCCGGGGCGTTCCGCAATTGGTTGCGTAGAATCACAGCGAACCGAATGCGCAGGTTATGGCAGAAGCGCGGGCGTAGCTCGGGCGAAGAAGCCGGCGCCGACATCGGGGTCCTGGCCGAGCAACTCGAGGATGACGCCAGCCGACTGACGCATGTCTGGGACGCCGACCACGATCGGTTCGTGCTCAACCGCTTGCTCGCCTTATTGAATGGTAGATTCTCAGCAAAGAGCTTGGCCGCCTTCCGCCGCTTGGCGATCGGCCAGGAAGACGTGGAGGAGGTCTCCAAGGACCTCGGCATGAGCATCGGCGCTGCGCGGGTCGCGCAGCACCGGGTGCTCCGTGCGCTGAAGGAACTCGGAGCCGGGCTGATCGACGTATGA
- a CDS encoding response regulator transcription factor, with protein MSDITTFTAGAESNSSRATIYIVESHPHVRDSVADLVTQRGYRCQTFASAEDFLAAGAMPRPGVLVLDYNVPGVNGRDVQDRLAGQHEPMPIIVTIGQADVPAAIQFMERCAVTVLEKPYQADDLITAIDRAVEHDQLHVRIRRRFEQISVAVSQLSTREKTVLQAIVEGQLNKAIARSLDVSVRTIEGDRAKIVEKFSAETTGEVVGLYAQYNLLTELGYLRGKSARVCC; from the coding sequence ATGTCTGACATTACCACTTTTACCGCTGGCGCCGAGAGCAACTCTTCCCGGGCCACCATTTACATCGTCGAAAGCCATCCGCATGTCCGCGACTCGGTCGCCGATCTGGTCACCCAGCGCGGCTACCGCTGCCAGACTTTCGCCTCGGCGGAAGACTTCCTAGCCGCCGGCGCGATGCCACGGCCGGGCGTGCTGGTCCTCGACTACAACGTGCCGGGCGTCAACGGCCGTGACGTGCAGGACCGCCTCGCCGGTCAGCACGAGCCGATGCCGATCATCGTGACAATCGGTCAGGCCGATGTCCCCGCGGCGATCCAGTTTATGGAGCGTTGCGCCGTGACGGTGCTGGAGAAGCCCTACCAAGCCGACGACCTGATCACCGCGATCGATAGGGCCGTCGAGCACGATCAGCTCCACGTCCGGATCCGCCGGCGTTTCGAGCAGATCAGCGTCGCCGTCTCGCAGCTATCGACGCGCGAGAAGACGGTGCTCCAGGCAATCGTCGAGGGGCAGCTCAACAAAGCGATCGCACGCTCGCTTGACGTGTCGGTCCGGACGATCGAAGGCGACCGCGCCAAGATCGTCGAGAAGTTCTCCGCCGAGACAACCGGCGAAGTGGTCGGCTTGTACGCCCAGTACAATCTGCTCACGGAGTTGGGATACCTGCGAGGCAAGTCGGCGCGCGTGTGCTGCTAA
- a CDS encoding Uma2 family endonuclease produces MTLADLAAPPPALGPECNGMLLTPAEYDAVEDWEPDYRYELVNGVLIVAPPPGFGERSPNDYLGHLLYRYQEQHPSGSCLNGTAPEQEIRCGENRRRADRAIWVGHGAAFDPDSDVPSIAIEFVSESSRDRRRDYVDKRAEYAAAGVQEYWVIDRFTRELTVFRGDDVQVIGAEVSYESPLLPGFALTLAELLKSSLPR; encoded by the coding sequence ATGACCCTTGCCGACCTCGCCGCCCCGCCGCCCGCGCTCGGCCCCGAGTGCAATGGCATGCTACTGACACCCGCGGAGTATGACGCCGTTGAGGATTGGGAGCCCGACTACCGCTACGAACTCGTCAACGGAGTCCTAATTGTGGCCCCTCCTCCCGGCTTTGGTGAACGTTCTCCCAACGATTACTTGGGCCATCTGCTGTATCGATACCAGGAGCAACATCCGTCGGGCAGTTGTCTCAATGGCACTGCACCGGAGCAAGAAATCCGTTGCGGAGAGAATCGGAGGCGTGCCGACCGGGCGATCTGGGTCGGTCATGGCGCCGCGTTTGATCCCGACAGCGATGTTCCATCGATCGCGATTGAGTTCGTTTCGGAGTCGAGCCGCGATCGCCGCCGCGATTACGTCGATAAGCGAGCCGAGTACGCCGCCGCGGGCGTGCAAGAGTACTGGGTAATCGACCGCTTCACGCGCGAGCTCACGGTCTTCCGCGGCGATGATGTGCAGGTGATTGGCGCGGAAGTGTCGTACGAGTCACCCCTGCTGCCGGGATTTGCACTAACGCTGGCAGAGTTGCTCAAGAGTTCCTTGCCGCGCTAA
- the acs gene encoding acetate--CoA ligase, which translates to MADAARLGAIDTVMHEDRLFPPSAEFSAKARIPSLADYEALWNEVAADPVAFWEKVGREELHWFEPFTETLRWDEPQSQPQVAEWFVGGKTNASYNCLDKHIAEGNGDRIALLWEGEPGDTRRISYVQLHKHVCKFANALKSLGIQKGDRVSIYMPMVPELVIAMLGCARIGAVHSVIFGGFSAEAIADRNNDAGAVAIITADAAWRRGKVLPLKQTVDEALKKSPTVKHCIVLDRVNEAVHWTPGRDYWWRELTRNASDDCPAEPMDSEAPLFILYTSGSTGKPKGILHTTAGYTLWSKKTFEWVFDHREGDVYWCTADCGWITGHSYVTYGPLAAGATCVLYEGAPDYPDKDRFWEIIDKYNVTLFYTAPTAIRAFIKWGDDYVDKHDLSSLRVLGSVGEGINPEAWMWYHRKIGGERCPIVDTWWQTETGGIMMSPLPGAIATKPGSCTKPLPGVIPKIIDEVGDECGPDQGGMLTIAHPWPGMLRGIWNDPERYQEVYWSKVPGKYLAGDNARCDKDGYYWIMGRIDDVLNVSGHRLSTIEIESALVSHPAVAEAAAVGRPHELKGEAVAVFVTLKNAPPSDELRDELKKHVRKEIGALAQPDDIRFTNTLPKTRSGKIMRRLLRDIAAGKEAVGDTSTLEDYSVLASLRQDEE; encoded by the coding sequence ATGGCTGACGCGGCACGTTTGGGCGCGATCGATACGGTGATGCACGAGGACCGCCTGTTCCCCCCCTCGGCGGAGTTCTCCGCGAAGGCGCGGATTCCGTCGCTCGCCGACTACGAGGCCCTCTGGAACGAAGTCGCCGCCGACCCCGTCGCCTTCTGGGAAAAGGTGGGCCGTGAAGAGCTGCACTGGTTCGAGCCTTTCACCGAGACGCTCCGCTGGGACGAGCCGCAGAGCCAGCCTCAAGTGGCCGAGTGGTTTGTCGGCGGCAAAACCAACGCGTCGTACAACTGCCTCGACAAGCACATCGCCGAGGGCAACGGCGACCGCATCGCGTTGCTCTGGGAAGGCGAGCCCGGCGACACCCGCCGCATCAGTTACGTGCAGCTTCACAAGCACGTCTGCAAATTCGCCAACGCGCTGAAGAGCCTAGGCATTCAGAAGGGGGACCGCGTCTCGATCTACATGCCGATGGTTCCCGAGCTTGTGATCGCGATGCTCGGCTGCGCGCGGATCGGGGCGGTCCACTCGGTGATCTTCGGCGGCTTCAGCGCCGAGGCGATCGCCGACCGTAACAACGACGCCGGCGCCGTCGCCATCATCACCGCCGACGCCGCCTGGCGCCGCGGCAAAGTGCTTCCACTCAAGCAGACCGTTGATGAGGCGCTCAAGAAGAGCCCGACCGTCAAGCACTGCATCGTGCTCGACCGCGTCAACGAAGCCGTCCACTGGACGCCCGGACGCGACTACTGGTGGCGAGAGCTGACGCGCAACGCCTCGGACGACTGCCCCGCCGAACCGATGGACAGCGAGGCGCCGCTGTTCATCCTCTACACATCGGGATCGACCGGCAAACCGAAGGGCATTCTTCACACGACCGCTGGTTACACGCTGTGGTCGAAGAAGACCTTCGAGTGGGTCTTCGACCACCGCGAAGGAGACGTTTACTGGTGCACCGCCGACTGCGGCTGGATCACCGGCCACAGCTACGTCACCTACGGCCCCCTCGCCGCCGGCGCGACGTGCGTCCTCTACGAGGGCGCGCCCGACTACCCAGACAAAGACCGCTTCTGGGAGATCATCGACAAGTACAACGTCACGCTCTTCTACACGGCGCCCACCGCGATCCGCGCGTTCATCAAGTGGGGTGACGACTACGTCGACAAGCACGACCTGAGCTCATTGCGTGTGCTCGGTTCGGTCGGCGAAGGGATCAATCCCGAGGCGTGGATGTGGTACCACCGCAAGATCGGCGGCGAGCGTTGCCCGATCGTCGATACGTGGTGGCAGACCGAGACGGGCGGCATCATGATGTCGCCGCTGCCCGGCGCCATCGCCACCAAGCCGGGGAGCTGCACCAAGCCGCTGCCGGGCGTCATCCCAAAGATCATCGACGAGGTGGGCGACGAGTGCGGCCCCGACCAGGGCGGAATGCTCACCATCGCCCACCCCTGGCCCGGCATGCTCCGCGGCATCTGGAACGACCCGGAGCGTTATCAGGAAGTCTACTGGTCGAAGGTCCCCGGCAAGTACCTCGCCGGCGACAACGCGCGTTGTGACAAGGACGGCTACTACTGGATCATGGGCCGTATCGACGACGTGCTGAACGTCTCGGGCCACCGGCTCTCAACGATCGAGATCGAGTCCGCTCTGGTCTCGCACCCCGCCGTCGCCGAGGCCGCCGCCGTCGGCAGGCCGCACGAGCTCAAGGGCGAGGCGGTCGCCGTCTTCGTGACGCTCAAGAACGCCCCACCAAGCGACGAGCTACGAGACGAACTCAAGAAGCACGTCCGCAAAGAGATCGGCGCGCTAGCCCAACCCGACGACATCCGCTTCACCAACACGCTCCCCAAGACCCGCAGCGGCAAGATCATGCGCCGCCTCCTGCGCGACATCGCCGCCGGTAAAGAAGCGGTCGGCGACACGAGCACGCTGGAGGATTACAGCGTGCTGGCGAGTTTGCGGCAGGATGAGGAGTAA
- a CDS encoding ammonium transporter, whose protein sequence is MGLGILASLAILAGPALAQEEATAPPTVEELAEGVAAAQLAGHNAWMLTSAALVLFMTVPGLAMFYGGLVRRKNILSILMQCIFLMGLMTVLWALYGYSLAFGGDGPYIGNGEYLFMNGVARTWDAEAGAAIEPMFGGEVKIPTLTHMVFQGMFFIITPALICGAFAERMKFSAMVLFSILWGTLIYCPLCHWVWDGGILAYGGEHSWGNGALDFAGGTVVHISSGVSALVCAMLLGRRKGFGLEDMRPHNLTYTAIGAGMLWVGWFGFNAGSELASDHLASSAFVVTHFGAAAGVLAWAAYEWLTRGKPSVLGAASGAVAGLVCVTPAAGFVSPMSGLIMGAAAGLLCAYAVTLKNKFGYDDALDAFGVHGVGGTLGAVLTGVFATRAAWDIGEGKPLGLIEAGSYGESVLGGQLCATAVTWLFSIVGTFVILQVVKAITGLRIDEEGERRGLDLADHEEEGYLL, encoded by the coding sequence TTGGGACTCGGAATCCTCGCCTCGCTGGCGATCCTGGCGGGCCCCGCCCTCGCCCAAGAGGAGGCCACGGCGCCCCCCACGGTCGAAGAACTCGCCGAAGGCGTCGCCGCCGCCCAGCTCGCCGGGCACAACGCCTGGATGCTCACTTCGGCCGCCCTGGTCCTGTTTATGACCGTCCCGGGCTTGGCCATGTTCTACGGCGGCCTCGTGCGGCGGAAGAACATCCTCAGCATCCTGATGCAGTGCATCTTCCTGATGGGTCTGATGACGGTCCTCTGGGCCCTGTACGGCTACTCACTCGCTTTTGGCGGCGACGGCCCCTACATCGGCAACGGCGAGTACCTGTTCATGAACGGCGTCGCCCGCACGTGGGACGCCGAAGCGGGCGCCGCAATCGAGCCGATGTTTGGTGGCGAAGTGAAAATCCCCACGCTGACCCACATGGTCTTCCAGGGGATGTTCTTCATCATCACCCCCGCGCTGATCTGCGGCGCCTTCGCCGAGCGGATGAAGTTCTCGGCGATGGTCCTCTTCAGCATCCTCTGGGGGACGCTCATCTACTGCCCGCTCTGCCACTGGGTGTGGGACGGCGGCATTCTTGCGTACGGCGGCGAGCACTCGTGGGGCAACGGCGCCCTCGACTTTGCCGGCGGCACGGTCGTCCACATCAGCTCGGGCGTCTCGGCTCTCGTGTGTGCGATGCTCCTCGGCCGGCGCAAGGGATTCGGACTCGAGGACATGCGTCCCCACAACCTAACCTACACCGCGATCGGCGCCGGCATGCTGTGGGTCGGCTGGTTCGGCTTCAACGCCGGCAGCGAGCTGGCCTCGGACCACCTCGCCAGTAGCGCCTTCGTCGTCACGCACTTCGGCGCCGCGGCCGGCGTGCTCGCTTGGGCCGCTTACGAGTGGCTCACCCGCGGCAAACCGAGCGTCCTCGGCGCCGCGTCGGGCGCGGTCGCCGGGCTCGTGTGCGTGACGCCCGCAGCGGGCTTCGTCTCGCCCATGTCGGGTCTCATCATGGGCGCCGCGGCTGGCCTCCTCTGTGCGTATGCCGTGACGCTCAAGAACAAGTTCGGCTACGACGACGCGCTCGACGCCTTCGGCGTTCACGGCGTCGGCGGCACGCTCGGCGCAGTTTTGACGGGTGTCTTCGCGACCCGCGCGGCGTGGGACATCGGCGAGGGCAAGCCGCTGGGCCTGATCGAAGCCGGCTCGTACGGCGAGTCGGTGCTCGGAGGCCAGCTCTGCGCAACGGCCGTGACGTGGCTGTTCAGCATTGTCGGCACCTTCGTGATCCTCCAAGTGGTGAAGGCGATCACCGGCCTCCGCATCGACGAAGAAGGCGAACGCCGCGGCCTCGACCTGGCCGACCACGAAGAAGAGGGCTACCTGCTCTGA
- the rpmI gene encoding 50S ribosomal protein L35 — translation MPKQKTHKATKKRFRLTASGKAKHRHAGTSHLAARMSQKRKRNLRGTTTTTDSHSKKIAEVLAGNSY, via the coding sequence ATGCCCAAGCAAAAGACCCACAAAGCAACCAAGAAGCGGTTCCGTCTGACCGCTTCCGGCAAGGCGAAGCACCGCCACGCCGGCACGAGCCACCTTGCGGCCCGCATGAGCCAAAAGCGGAAGCGCAACCTGCGTGGCACGACGACCACGACCGACAGCCACTCGAAGAAGATCGCCGAAGTGCTGGCCGGAAATAGCTACTGA
- the rplT gene encoding 50S ribosomal protein L20: MRTTNAPARHKRKKRIFKAAKGNVGARGNCLRTASETVVRSGAYSYRDRKVRAREFRRLWITRLNAACRMRGRRYSEFIAALHEVGIGLDRKSLSEMAINDAAAFDVVFAQCETVMKKKDDDRKAREAKEKQAREAAAV, from the coding sequence ATGCGGACAACCAACGCACCAGCGCGTCACAAGCGTAAGAAGCGGATTTTCAAGGCGGCTAAGGGCAACGTCGGCGCCCGCGGCAATTGCCTCCGCACAGCGTCCGAGACCGTCGTTCGGTCGGGCGCTTACTCGTACCGCGACCGTAAGGTCCGCGCCCGCGAGTTTCGCCGCCTCTGGATCACGCGTCTGAACGCGGCCTGCCGGATGCGCGGCCGCCGCTACAGCGAGTTCATCGCCGCCCTCCACGAAGTGGGCATCGGCCTGGATCGCAAGAGCCTCTCCGAGATGGCCATCAACGACGCCGCCGCGTTCGACGTCGTGTTCGCCCAGTGCGAGACGGTCATGAAGAAGAAGGACGACGATCGCAAGGCCCGCGAGGCCAAGGAAAAGCAGGCCCGCGAAGCGGCTGCGGTCTGA
- the pheS gene encoding phenylalanine--tRNA ligase subunit alpha, with protein MALADFLTDLDAFESDAAAAFGNAGDTTALEAARVEFLGAKAGRLKAIQKGLGGLQKADKPAGGQKLNAVKTAVETAFMAAQERLASGAKSVERAAFDITLPGRPLRRGRLHPITQTIERMKEIMGRLGFTAVEGPEIEDDWHNFVALNIPEIHPARDPLDNFYLSVGSHLAPGESPGAKYEGTPALGPDGKPLLLRSQTSTVQIRTMEEAVASADGGTPPPVRIVSLGRVYRPDTADATHYPMFHQIEGLCIAPGVTMADLKGVLQMFWQSYFGLESNEPIEVRFRPSFFPFTEPSVECDIWHDGKWMEIGGAGMVDPNVLRAVGYDPEEVTGFAFGLGIERICMRQHGITDIRDLYANDVRFLAQF; from the coding sequence GTGGCCCTCGCTGATTTCCTCACCGACCTCGATGCGTTCGAGTCCGACGCCGCCGCGGCGTTCGGCAACGCTGGCGATACGACGGCGTTGGAAGCGGCGCGAGTGGAGTTCCTCGGCGCCAAGGCGGGCCGCCTGAAGGCCATCCAGAAGGGCCTAGGAGGCCTTCAGAAGGCCGATAAGCCCGCCGGCGGTCAGAAGCTCAATGCCGTGAAGACGGCCGTAGAAACGGCCTTTATGGCCGCCCAGGAGCGTCTCGCGAGTGGCGCCAAATCGGTCGAGCGGGCTGCCTTCGACATCACGCTCCCCGGCCGCCCCCTGCGACGTGGCCGTCTCCACCCGATCACGCAGACGATCGAGCGGATGAAGGAGATCATGGGCCGCCTCGGCTTCACCGCCGTCGAAGGCCCCGAGATCGAAGACGACTGGCACAACTTCGTCGCGCTGAACATCCCCGAGATCCACCCCGCGCGCGACCCCCTCGATAACTTCTACTTGTCGGTGGGGTCGCACTTAGCCCCTGGTGAGTCACCGGGGGCTAAATATGAGGGGACGCCCGCCCTGGGCCCCGACGGCAAGCCCCTCTTGCTGCGCAGCCAAACCTCGACGGTCCAAATCCGCACGATGGAAGAGGCCGTCGCCTCAGCCGACGGTGGGACGCCGCCGCCGGTGCGGATCGTGTCGCTCGGGCGCGTCTACCGCCCCGACACGGCCGACGCGACGCACTACCCGATGTTCCATCAGATCGAGGGTCTCTGCATCGCCCCCGGCGTGACGATGGCCGACCTGAAGGGCGTGCTGCAGATGTTCTGGCAGTCGTACTTCGGTTTGGAGAGTAACGAACCCATCGAGGTCCGCTTCCGCCCGAGCTTCTTCCCGTTCACCGAGCCGAGCGTCGAGTGCGACATCTGGCACGACGGCAAGTGGATGGAGATCGGCGGCGCCGGGATGGTCGACCCCAACGTGCTGCGGGCCGTCGGCTACGACCCCGAAGAGGTCACCGGCTTCGCCTTCGGCCTCGGCATCGAACGCATCTGCATGCGGCAACACGGGATCACCGATATTCGCGACTTGTATGCGAACGACGTACGGTTCCTGGCTCAGTTCTGA
- a CDS encoding SMI1/KNR4 family protein, with protein sequence MSESDIDLIESELGVELPPAYRSWLLTLPSEFDDPTSKRIWTEIGHIYNQPEQIIGESLNFIDSDCLSDTEWEDWDLSDYIAIGGDGCGNYYIIERDDEDPVVHLLSHDPLGIEEEKFASVAEYCAAIDQIIR encoded by the coding sequence ATGTCCGAGAGCGATATCGACTTGATCGAGTCGGAACTAGGCGTGGAGTTGCCTCCGGCTTACAGGTCATGGCTGCTCACATTGCCTTCCGAGTTCGATGACCCGACAAGTAAACGAATCTGGACAGAGATAGGACATATCTACAATCAACCCGAACAAATCATCGGCGAGTCGTTGAACTTTATCGATTCGGATTGTCTCTCGGATACCGAGTGGGAGGACTGGGATTTATCAGACTACATTGCTATCGGTGGTGATGGTTGTGGCAACTACTACATCATTGAGCGAGACGATGAAGACCCCGTCGTCCATCTGTTGAGCCACGATCCTCTTGGTATCGAAGAAGAAAAGTTTGCCTCCGTGGCCGAATATTGTGCGGCAATCGATCAGATAATCCGCTGA
- the pheT gene encoding phenylalanine--tRNA ligase subunit beta, giving the protein MIVSTDWLADYVELPKSIEDLTERLTLAGLNLEEFHAVGDDTAIDLEVTSNRPDCLGHIGVAREIAVLFGAKLKKPQPQPAGRGRSTETQTSVTVSCPDLCPRYTARLIKGVKIGPSPAWLQDRLKTLGVATINNVVDVTNYVMMEIGQPLHAFDFAKLQGGKIIVRKAVADEPFMAINHKEYKLTGDEVVIADANRPVALGGVMGGADTEVSDATVDVLVEAADFAPLAIRAAARRHALHSPSSYRFERGVDPESIDWASRRCCELILELAGGELQEGVIDVNHQPNERTFDEGRDHIKLRWPSIERLLGIAIPADDVRKILTDLGCTETHNCDKCVKVVPPTWRADLSRECDLIEEVARIYGYDKIPAATTLPIFPSAKRREDVVLDQVRAVLIGAGFDEAYTLSAVEPELADAFAPWSGAVGVSGSLSTGMAVLRRANVLRQSVVPSLLACRRTNETLSNPVVELFEIAKVYLPREGQLPAEKRVLALSSGGGYLEMKGVIEGLVAAIAPAAELTVAPARGPDEGALLDGGRSAGYLLGGIPLCLFGEVSKAGRERFDLRGASSVAELDLGVLVAAAELVRTTKPLSNYPPVSRDLNIVVDEVTPWAAIETAARKAGGELVEQIAFTDDTFRDAKQLGEGKKSVVFRVQLRSTAGTLTSDQADAVMGRIVAALEGELGGKLRA; this is encoded by the coding sequence ATGATCGTCTCAACCGACTGGCTCGCCGACTACGTCGAACTCCCGAAGTCGATCGAGGACCTTACCGAGCGCCTCACGCTCGCGGGCCTGAACCTCGAAGAGTTCCACGCCGTTGGCGACGACACGGCGATCGACCTCGAAGTCACGAGCAACCGTCCCGACTGCCTCGGCCACATCGGCGTCGCGCGCGAGATCGCCGTCCTCTTCGGCGCGAAGCTCAAAAAACCTCAGCCGCAGCCGGCAGGCCGCGGCCGAAGCACTGAAACGCAAACCAGTGTTACGGTGTCTTGCCCCGACCTCTGCCCGCGTTACACGGCGCGACTCATCAAGGGCGTGAAGATCGGCCCCAGCCCCGCGTGGCTGCAAGATCGGCTGAAGACACTCGGCGTCGCGACGATCAATAACGTCGTTGACGTTACGAACTACGTGATGATGGAGATTGGCCAGCCGCTGCACGCGTTTGATTTCGCCAAGCTCCAGGGCGGCAAGATCATCGTCCGCAAGGCGGTCGCTGACGAGCCGTTCATGGCGATCAATCACAAGGAATACAAGCTTACCGGCGACGAGGTCGTCATCGCCGACGCCAATCGGCCCGTTGCGCTCGGCGGCGTGATGGGCGGCGCCGATACGGAAGTCTCGGACGCTACGGTGGACGTGCTGGTCGAGGCCGCCGACTTCGCCCCGCTCGCCATCCGCGCCGCCGCGCGGCGCCACGCGCTGCACAGCCCATCGAGTTACCGCTTCGAGCGTGGCGTCGATCCCGAGAGCATCGACTGGGCGAGCCGCCGTTGCTGCGAGTTAATCCTTGAGCTCGCCGGCGGCGAGTTGCAAGAGGGCGTCATTGATGTGAATCACCAGCCGAACGAGCGGACGTTCGACGAAGGCCGCGATCACATCAAGCTGCGCTGGCCGAGCATCGAGCGGCTGCTTGGCATCGCGATTCCAGCGGACGACGTTCGCAAGATCCTTACCGATCTTGGCTGCACCGAGACGCACAACTGCGACAAGTGCGTGAAGGTCGTTCCACCGACGTGGCGGGCGGACCTTTCGCGCGAGTGTGACCTGATCGAAGAGGTCGCCCGCATTTACGGTTACGACAAGATCCCCGCCGCGACGACGCTGCCGATCTTCCCGTCGGCGAAGCGGCGCGAAGACGTGGTGCTCGACCAGGTCCGCGCGGTGCTCATCGGCGCCGGCTTTGACGAGGCGTACACGCTCAGCGCGGTCGAGCCCGAGCTCGCCGACGCGTTCGCGCCGTGGTCGGGCGCCGTCGGGGTGAGCGGCTCGCTCTCAACCGGTATGGCCGTGCTGCGGCGGGCGAACGTCCTCCGGCAGAGTGTCGTGCCGAGTTTGCTGGCGTGTCGGCGCACCAACGAAACGCTGTCGAACCCCGTCGTCGAGCTGTTCGAGATCGCGAAGGTCTACCTGCCGCGCGAAGGGCAACTGCCGGCGGAGAAGCGGGTGCTCGCGCTCTCGTCGGGTGGCGGCTACCTCGAAATGAAGGGCGTCATCGAAGGCCTTGTCGCCGCGATCGCGCCGGCGGCCGAGTTGACGGTCGCCCCGGCCCGCGGCCCCGACGAGGGCGCTCTGCTCGACGGCGGCCGCAGCGCCGGCTATTTGCTGGGCGGCATTCCACTGTGCCTCTTCGGCGAAGTGAGCAAGGCGGGCCGCGAGCGTTTTGATCTGCGTGGCGCGTCGTCGGTGGCGGAACTCGACCTCGGGGTTCTGGTAGCCGCTGCTGAACTCGTTCGCACCACCAAGCCGCTCTCGAACTACCCGCCCGTGTCGCGCGACCTCAATATCGTCGTCGATGAAGTGACGCCGTGGGCCGCGATCGAAACTGCCGCGCGGAAAGCAGGCGGCGAGTTGGTAGAACAAATCGCGTTCACCGACGACACGTTCCGCGACGCGAAGCAACTGGGCGAAGGCAAGAAGAGCGTCGTCTTCCGCGTGCAACTCCGCTCAACGGCCGGCACGCTCACGAGCGACCAGGCCGACGCGGTGATGGGCCGCATCGTCGCGGCGCTCGAGGGCGAACTCGGCGGAAAGCTCCGCGCTTAG